From Cellulosimicrobium cellulans, the proteins below share one genomic window:
- the miaA gene encoding tRNA (adenosine(37)-N6)-dimethylallyltransferase MiaA yields the protein MKTEHDPTAAQHGDDRHGRPVVVAVVGPTATGKSDLALDLAERLSVPGAPAEIVNADAYQLYRGMDVGTAKVPVDECRGVIHHLLDVLDPVEDASVARYQAEARRTLDEIAARGARAVVVGGSGLYVRALLDDMRFPGTDPAVRAALEARAEAEGTRALHDELARRDPAAAASIGPANTRRVVRALEVMELTGEPFTANLPRQAYVRPTVQVGLDCDREVLDARVAGRVERMWAQGLVDEVRRVEAQGMGRTARRAVGYAEVLAALHGETTEDAAREAVTANTRRLARKQMGWFGRDPRVHWLDAQSPTRVEDALALVAAADEHAAAAARGEAVGPDEADSAAPVRRSLGS from the coding sequence GTGAAAACCGAGCACGACCCGACCGCCGCGCAGCACGGCGACGACCGGCACGGCCGCCCCGTCGTCGTCGCCGTCGTGGGACCGACCGCGACGGGCAAGTCGGACCTCGCGCTCGACCTGGCCGAGCGGCTGTCCGTGCCCGGCGCGCCGGCGGAGATCGTCAACGCCGACGCGTACCAGCTCTACCGCGGCATGGACGTCGGCACCGCGAAGGTCCCCGTCGACGAGTGCCGCGGCGTCATTCATCACCTGCTCGACGTGCTCGACCCGGTCGAGGACGCGTCGGTCGCCCGCTACCAGGCCGAGGCCCGGCGGACGCTCGACGAGATCGCCGCGCGCGGGGCGCGCGCCGTCGTCGTGGGCGGGTCGGGCCTGTACGTGCGCGCGCTCCTCGACGACATGCGGTTCCCCGGGACCGACCCCGCCGTGCGCGCGGCGCTCGAGGCGCGCGCCGAGGCCGAGGGCACGCGCGCGCTGCACGACGAGCTCGCGCGGCGCGATCCTGCGGCCGCCGCGAGCATCGGCCCCGCCAACACGCGACGCGTCGTGCGAGCCCTGGAGGTCATGGAGCTCACGGGCGAGCCGTTCACGGCGAACCTCCCGCGGCAGGCCTACGTGCGCCCGACCGTCCAGGTCGGTCTCGACTGCGACCGCGAGGTCCTCGACGCGCGCGTGGCCGGACGGGTCGAGCGCATGTGGGCCCAGGGGCTCGTCGACGAGGTCCGCCGGGTGGAGGCGCAGGGGATGGGCCGCACCGCGCGTCGCGCCGTCGGGTACGCCGAGGTGCTGGCCGCGTTGCACGGAGAGACGACCGAGGACGCGGCGCGCGAGGCCGTGACCGCGAACACGCGCCGCCTCGCGCGCAAGCAGATGGGCTGGTTCGGCCGCGACCCGCGCGTGCACTGGCTCGACGCGCAGTCCCCGACGCGCGTCGAGGACGCGCTCGCGCTCGTCGCCGCGGCCGACGAGCACGCCGCCGCGGCCGCCCGGGGCGAGGCCGTCGGGCCGGACGAAGCGGACAGCGCGGCCCCGGTGCGCCGTAGTCTGGGCTCATGA
- a CDS encoding YbjN domain-containing protein — MGFFTKPDAAPTSQNAPLTRERVEAFLKSRDWKYFVDSDGDLGGNWDGKVFFFFLMGEKQEILQVRGRWNRTLPAAAEAQVVLVANEFNRDKIWPKVYTRVEDDQVAVYTEVATDLEFGVADDQLGQLVECGLFTGLQFFDALDERFPDTAAQGGVPDGTADVDAR, encoded by the coding sequence ATGGGTTTCTTCACCAAGCCGGACGCCGCCCCGACCAGCCAGAACGCGCCGCTGACGCGCGAGCGGGTCGAGGCGTTCCTCAAGAGCCGCGACTGGAAGTACTTCGTCGACTCCGACGGGGACCTCGGCGGCAACTGGGACGGCAAGGTGTTCTTCTTCTTCCTCATGGGCGAGAAGCAGGAGATCCTGCAGGTCCGCGGCCGGTGGAACCGGACGCTGCCCGCCGCGGCGGAGGCGCAGGTCGTGCTCGTCGCCAACGAGTTCAACCGCGACAAGATCTGGCCCAAGGTCTACACGCGGGTCGAGGACGACCAGGTCGCCGTGTACACCGAGGTCGCGACCGACCTCGAGTTCGGCGTCGCCGACGACCAGCTCGGCCAGCTCGTCGAGTGCGGCCTGTTCACGGGCCTGCAGTTCTTCGACGCCCTCGACGAGCGCTTCCCCGACACGGCGGCGCAGGGCGGCGTCCCCGACGGCACCGCCGACGTCGACGCGCGGTGA